The Candidatus Sulfotelmatobacter sp. genome has a window encoding:
- a CDS encoding DinB family protein: protein MNLADYLRRQFAYDEWANREVLNAIRSAGGENQSANKLSLQLVSHILAAERLWLDRLKQQPQSMPVWPEADLAQCEALAAELGHLWLEFLDLITAGDVSQSISYKNSKGEAWTSTIVDVLTHVVLHSAYHRGQIATHMRASGQTPAYTDFIHGVRQGLVK, encoded by the coding sequence GTGAATCTGGCTGATTATCTGCGGCGCCAGTTTGCCTATGATGAATGGGCGAACCGGGAAGTGTTGAACGCGATCCGAAGCGCGGGCGGCGAGAACCAGTCCGCAAATAAACTGTCGCTGCAACTCGTGTCGCACATTCTGGCCGCCGAGCGGCTATGGCTCGATCGCTTGAAGCAGCAACCGCAGAGTATGCCGGTATGGCCGGAGGCGGACCTGGCGCAGTGTGAGGCACTGGCGGCCGAATTGGGCCATTTATGGCTCGAATTTCTCGATCTCATCACCGCCGGGGATGTCTCGCAGTCGATCAGCTACAAGAACAGCAAAGGCGAAGCGTGGACCAGCACAATTGTCGACGTCTTGACCCATGTGGTTCTACATTCCGCCTATCATCGCGGGCAGATTGCCACGCACATGCGCGCCAGCGGACAAACGCCGGCCTATACCGACTTTATTCATGGCGTGCGGCAGGGGCTGGTGAAGTAA
- the purB gene encoding adenylosuccinate lyase translates to MIPRYTRPEMARIWSDENRFRTWLAVEVAATETLAAVGLVPRDAARAIRERADFRVERIHQIEAEVRHDVIAFTTAVAEIVGPHARWFHYGLTSNDVVDTAQALLIRQASDVIKKDLAHLAEVLERRAWEFKDTAMVGRTHGIHAEPITFGFKIANWYSETQRNLARFLAAAEDMRVGKFSGAVGIFAHLTPELEEKICARLGLRPAAVSSQVIQRDRHAHYLGTLAVIASTLDKIATEIRHLQRTEVREAEEFFSEKQKGSSAMPHKRNPVTSEQISGLARVVRSNAQAGYENVALWHERDISHSSAERIILPDSTTLVDYLLTKTANLIDTMFVYPERMRANLDSTRGLIFSGQLLLDLVEHGVSREDAYRLVQSHAMRAWKENLDFHELVLADKEITAKIPRRQIERAFNLQRQLKNVDKIFVRVFGKKTSSARKKKK, encoded by the coding sequence GTGATCCCGCGCTACACCCGCCCGGAGATGGCCCGCATCTGGAGCGACGAAAACCGCTTCCGCACCTGGCTGGCCGTTGAAGTCGCCGCCACCGAGACGCTCGCCGCAGTCGGCCTCGTCCCCAGGGACGCCGCCCGCGCCATTCGCGAGCGCGCCGACTTCCGCGTCGAGCGCATTCACCAGATCGAAGCCGAAGTGCGCCACGACGTTATCGCCTTCACCACCGCCGTCGCAGAAATCGTCGGCCCACACGCCCGTTGGTTTCACTACGGCCTGACCTCCAACGATGTCGTCGATACCGCGCAGGCTCTGCTGATTCGACAAGCTTCCGATGTTATAAAAAAAGACCTCGCACATCTGGCCGAAGTCCTGGAGCGCCGCGCCTGGGAGTTCAAAGACACGGCCATGGTCGGCCGCACCCACGGCATCCACGCCGAGCCCATCACCTTCGGCTTCAAGATCGCCAACTGGTATTCCGAGACGCAGCGTAACCTCGCGCGCTTCCTCGCCGCTGCCGAAGACATGCGCGTAGGAAAATTCTCCGGAGCGGTCGGAATCTTCGCCCACCTCACACCGGAACTCGAAGAGAAAATCTGCGCCCGCCTGGGACTGAGACCGGCCGCCGTTTCTTCGCAGGTCATCCAGCGCGACCGTCACGCCCACTATCTGGGAACCCTCGCCGTAATAGCCTCCACGCTCGACAAGATCGCCACCGAAATTCGCCACCTTCAGCGCACCGAAGTCCGCGAGGCGGAGGAGTTCTTCAGCGAAAAGCAAAAGGGATCGTCAGCCATGCCGCATAAGCGCAATCCCGTGACCAGCGAGCAGATCAGCGGCCTCGCCCGCGTCGTCCGCAGCAACGCGCAGGCCGGATACGAAAACGTTGCCCTCTGGCACGAACGCGACATCTCGCACTCCTCCGCCGAGCGCATCATCCTGCCCGACTCGACCACGCTCGTCGACTATCTCCTTACCAAAACGGCCAACCTGATCGACACCATGTTCGTCTATCCCGAACGCATGCGCGCCAATCTCGACAGCACGCGCGGCCTTATCTTCAGCGGGCAGTTGCTGCTCGACCTGGTCGAGCACGGCGTGAGCCGCGAAGACGCCTACCGCCTGGTGCAATCCCACGCCATGCGCGCCTGGAAAGAGAACTTGGACTTCCATGAACTCGTCCTCGCCGACAAAGAAATCACCGCCAAAATTCCGCGCCGGCAAATCGAACGCGCCTTCAACCTGCAACGCCAACTGAAAAATGTTGATAAGATTTTCGTCCGCGTCTTCGGCAAGAAGACGTCTTCTGCGAGAAAGAAAAAGAAATAA
- a CDS encoding response regulator transcription factor, whose protein sequence is MQQPAEFHEKTGNPGGTSPFRPVIFVVEDDEDIARLISHNLQAAGFEVQSFVSGASVLTEAAREMPALFLLDVMLPGTDGFELCRHIRQTPILSATPIIFLTAKTAEADRVKGLELGGDDYITKPFSPRELVARIRSVLRGLGNVPAPGEVLRLRDLEIDVSSMTVQMQGRNVMTTVREFRLLEYLATHRGRVLTRDQLLDAVWKETPFVTPRSIDVYIRRLREKIELDPRHPQYLKTLRGIGYRFEVPK, encoded by the coding sequence ATGCAACAACCAGCAGAATTCCATGAAAAAACTGGGAATCCCGGCGGCACTTCGCCTTTCCGTCCCGTCATTTTTGTCGTCGAGGATGACGAGGATATTGCCCGCCTAATCTCTCACAATCTACAAGCGGCTGGGTTCGAGGTGCAGAGTTTTGTGAGCGGCGCCTCGGTACTCACCGAAGCCGCGCGGGAAATGCCCGCCCTGTTTCTGCTCGATGTGATGTTGCCCGGCACCGATGGCTTCGAACTCTGCCGGCACATCCGCCAGACCCCGATCCTTTCCGCGACTCCCATCATCTTTCTTACCGCCAAAACCGCGGAAGCCGACCGCGTCAAGGGACTGGAACTGGGCGGCGACGACTACATCACCAAGCCTTTCAGCCCGCGCGAACTCGTTGCCCGCATTCGCAGCGTATTGCGCGGATTGGGGAATGTTCCCGCACCGGGCGAGGTGCTGCGATTGCGCGACCTGGAAATAGACGTTTCCTCCATGACCGTACAAATGCAGGGTCGCAACGTCATGACTACGGTACGGGAGTTCCGCCTGCTCGAATATCTTGCAACCCACCGCGGCCGCGTCCTGACCCGCGACCAACTGCTCGACGCCGTGTGGAAGGAAACCCCGTTCGTCACGCCGCGATCCATCGATGTCTACATTCGCCGCCTGCGCGAAAAGATTGAGCTTGACCCCCGCCATCCCCAATATTTAAAGACCCTGCGCGGCATCGGCTACCGCTTCGAAGTGCCCAAATAG
- a CDS encoding PhoU domain-containing protein, producing the protein MPVSKGGSDDLMRLSLKACLIARDAAFNVRDLLTHHSRMAFLAIKDCEKELDLIERQIDERLPAAITRVNEGRARQLLSSLKSTTDLERIGDLVMSVALRMQSRTSKMAASDVRQLVEMSAVLREMLDLIHQGFSNLDLECARKVLQMDKEIDRVCHTLFQKHLAGSVAQGENTGFDVLLMAQALERAGDHTTNLAEDLYSLIEGRSLRHMPKKKAAN; encoded by the coding sequence GTGCCCGTCTCGAAGGGCGGCTCGGACGATTTGATGCGCCTCTCGCTGAAAGCCTGCCTGATCGCCCGCGACGCTGCGTTCAACGTCCGCGACTTGCTCACCCATCATTCGCGCATGGCTTTTCTCGCCATTAAAGACTGCGAAAAGGAACTCGACCTGATCGAGCGTCAAATCGACGAGCGCTTGCCCGCGGCCATTACTCGCGTAAATGAGGGGCGTGCCCGCCAGTTGCTATCGAGCCTGAAGTCCACGACCGACCTGGAGCGCATCGGCGACCTGGTAATGAGCGTGGCACTGCGGATGCAGTCCCGCACCTCCAAGATGGCTGCCTCCGACGTGCGGCAGTTGGTAGAAATGTCGGCGGTGCTGCGAGAAATGCTCGACCTGATTCATCAGGGCTTCTCCAACCTCGACCTCGAATGCGCCCGCAAGGTGCTGCAAATGGATAAAGAGATCGACCGCGTCTGCCACACCCTGTTCCAGAAGCATCTGGCGGGATCCGTAGCGCAAGGCGAAAACACGGGCTTCGATGTGTTGCTGATGGCGCAGGCCCTGGAGCGTGCCGGTGACCACACCACCAACCTGGCCGAGGATCTCTACAGCCTGATCGAAGGCCGCAGCCTGCGGCACATGCCGAAGAAGAAAGCCGCGAACTAA
- a CDS encoding kelch repeat-containing protein — translation MKKLSVFFLLVLCAVFLLAADQPKFPPMPVAVSSNAVASLKNGIEVYSMMGVGPKKTWDDITNKMYLLRFKSGKWTEGRPVPGVAGRLGASAIGARGQIFVFGGYVVDAQGNEITVADVNSFLPQEQRWYRAADIPVPVDNAVIGLNHDRYIYLVGGRSKNGPVNNVQAYDVEKNTWSQATPLPGSAVFGHAGGLIDDAIVYVDGAKKDPAGGNRYVVSDECWIGKIEKKDPNKIAWSKISAHPGPGRFGIVAGAWEHEHRILFSGGTATVHNFKGLDYDGKLAELSPVTFAFELHGGKWETISEDTFDVRTDGRGIVSTPLGPLIIGGMLKNGAISARVLALQKK, via the coding sequence ATGAAAAAACTTTCTGTCTTCTTCTTGCTGGTGCTGTGCGCCGTATTCCTCCTGGCGGCCGATCAACCGAAATTTCCTCCGATGCCGGTCGCAGTTTCGAGCAATGCCGTGGCATCGCTGAAGAATGGAATCGAAGTCTATTCGATGATGGGAGTCGGCCCCAAGAAGACCTGGGATGACATTACCAACAAGATGTACCTGCTCCGCTTCAAGTCGGGGAAGTGGACTGAAGGCCGGCCCGTGCCCGGAGTGGCCGGCCGCTTGGGCGCGTCGGCGATCGGCGCCCGCGGCCAGATTTTCGTATTCGGCGGTTATGTCGTGGACGCGCAGGGAAATGAAATCACCGTAGCCGACGTGAACTCCTTCCTGCCCCAAGAGCAACGTTGGTATCGCGCCGCCGATATACCGGTGCCCGTGGACAACGCGGTCATCGGTCTGAATCACGACCGCTATATTTATCTGGTCGGCGGACGGTCGAAGAACGGGCCGGTGAATAACGTACAGGCCTACGACGTCGAGAAGAATACCTGGAGCCAGGCGACGCCGCTTCCGGGCAGTGCGGTTTTTGGTCATGCCGGCGGTTTGATCGATGACGCCATCGTTTATGTCGATGGCGCGAAGAAAGATCCTGCCGGGGGAAACCGCTACGTGGTGTCGGACGAATGCTGGATAGGAAAGATCGAAAAGAAAGATCCGAACAAAATTGCGTGGAGCAAAATTTCGGCGCATCCCGGACCGGGGCGGTTCGGCATCGTTGCCGGCGCCTGGGAACACGAGCACAGGATTCTGTTCTCGGGAGGCACGGCCACTGTGCACAACTTTAAGGGCCTGGACTATGACGGCAAACTGGCGGAGCTTTCCCCGGTGACGTTTGCGTTTGAATTGCACGGAGGCAAGTGGGAGACGATCTCAGAGGACACGTTTGACGTCCGCACCGACGGCCGGGGAATCGTGTCGACGCCGCTGGGCCCGCTGATTATTGGCGGGATGCTGAAAAATGGAGCGATCTCGGCGCGCGTGCTGGCATTGCAGAAGAAGTAG
- a CDS encoding protein kinase codes for MLERMALTSGTKLGPYEIQSPLGAGGMGEVYRAKDSRLDRTVAIKVLNSKLAANTELRARFEREAKIISQLQHAHICVLHDVGHHEGADFLVMEFLEGESLADRLKKGRLAMEQLLKIATEIADALEKAHRAGVVHRDLKPGNVMLTKSGAKLLDFGLAKPLGATVATSDGSGSSASVVAAALTQTIPTPSPVSPLSAAGTVIGTVQYMSPEQIQGNEADARSDIFAFGLMVFEMAAGKRAFEGKTQASIVGQILAFDPPAVTTLRPDMPLALDQLIRNCLEKDPDERIQTAHDLKLSLQGIAVEQAGRKAAAAVALPSGHRRERLIWSAAVVAAIVLGAVAAMWLYHPSQTAPPIRAAINPPANATLSLIGDFAGPPVLSPDGSSLAFVAVGADGNNAIWVRPLNAPEAHVLAGTDTATFPFWSWDSRSLGFFAEDKLKTINVNSGSTFTVCDARFGRGGSWGPGGIILFSPQTPAPIMRVSSSGGTAVAVTKNDAPSVSSHRWPFILPDGKHFLYLAININDPASDAVHYASVDGSADRLLFQSRSNAVYSNGFLLFVRSGQLMAQPFDPANGTLSGEAQSLASSVIEDLSTWHIDVSASTNGLLIFGSGGTGDEQLVWVDRNGKQIGTVAGKMANVTAAKLSPQGDRIALEIDNGIGAHDIWVLDVVRGVQTRLTFGPIQNSNPVWSPDGKWIAYSSIEKNNDTKLYRKPSDGSGAAELLHSDDHDQVGSDWSQDGKYLIYARGHVGILDYEIWALPLQGDHKPWLVVPRAEKSIAYEARLSPDGRWLAYTSKESGNLEVYVVAFHGGEGKWQVSTNGGTAPQWSRDGKELYYAHQANRSIMAVPVKEANEGLQFGAAQSIASDAKSSTPGVYDVAPDGQKILLDLVAQQVSPSVTVMTNFTAALKK; via the coding sequence ATGCTCGAACGAATGGCGCTCACTTCCGGGACGAAACTCGGTCCATATGAAATCCAATCGCCGCTGGGCGCAGGCGGCATGGGCGAGGTGTATCGAGCGAAGGACTCTCGACTCGATCGTACCGTAGCCATCAAAGTCTTGAACTCGAAACTTGCCGCCAACACGGAGCTGCGAGCCCGCTTCGAACGGGAGGCCAAAATCATCTCGCAGCTTCAGCATGCCCACATCTGCGTGCTGCACGACGTCGGTCATCACGAGGGCGCAGACTTTCTAGTGATGGAGTTCCTGGAAGGCGAGTCGCTGGCCGATCGTTTGAAGAAGGGACGCCTGGCGATGGAGCAGTTGCTGAAAATTGCAACCGAGATCGCCGACGCACTTGAAAAAGCACACCGTGCCGGAGTAGTGCACCGCGACCTGAAACCGGGCAACGTGATGTTGACCAAGTCAGGCGCCAAGCTTCTCGACTTTGGTCTCGCCAAGCCGCTGGGAGCTACGGTCGCGACGAGCGACGGCAGCGGCAGCTCTGCTTCCGTGGTGGCGGCGGCGCTGACGCAGACTATCCCGACTCCGAGTCCTGTATCGCCACTTTCTGCCGCTGGGACCGTGATCGGGACCGTGCAGTACATGTCGCCTGAGCAAATCCAGGGGAACGAAGCTGACGCGCGATCCGATATTTTCGCGTTTGGGCTCATGGTGTTCGAGATGGCCGCCGGCAAACGTGCCTTCGAAGGGAAGACGCAGGCCAGCATCGTGGGGCAGATTCTAGCCTTTGACCCGCCTGCGGTCACAACACTTCGGCCCGATATGCCACTGGCATTGGACCAGCTCATTCGCAATTGCCTGGAAAAAGATCCCGACGAGCGCATACAGACCGCGCACGACCTGAAGCTGAGTCTGCAAGGGATCGCGGTTGAACAGGCGGGGCGAAAGGCCGCGGCCGCGGTGGCGCTCCCTAGTGGGCATCGGCGCGAGCGTCTTATTTGGTCAGCTGCCGTGGTGGCCGCGATTGTTCTTGGTGCGGTCGCGGCCATGTGGCTCTACCACCCGTCCCAGACAGCGCCGCCGATCCGCGCTGCGATCAATCCGCCTGCGAACGCGACCCTGAGTCTCATTGGCGATTTCGCGGGACCACCGGTGTTGTCGCCCGATGGCTCATCGCTGGCCTTTGTGGCCGTCGGTGCTGACGGAAACAACGCAATCTGGGTTCGTCCTTTGAACGCACCGGAGGCGCATGTGCTTGCCGGTACCGATACCGCGACTTTTCCTTTTTGGTCGTGGGACAGCCGTTCGCTGGGTTTCTTCGCGGAAGATAAACTGAAGACAATCAACGTCAATAGCGGATCGACGTTCACGGTATGCGACGCGCGGTTCGGCCGCGGAGGTTCATGGGGCCCGGGCGGAATAATTCTGTTCTCTCCGCAGACGCCCGCTCCGATTATGCGCGTCAGTTCCAGCGGCGGGACTGCGGTGGCCGTGACCAAGAATGATGCGCCGAGTGTCTCCTCGCATCGCTGGCCTTTCATTCTTCCGGATGGAAAGCACTTTCTCTACCTCGCGATCAATATCAATGACCCCGCCAGTGATGCCGTGCACTACGCGTCGGTGGATGGAAGCGCGGATCGCTTGCTGTTTCAATCTCGATCGAACGCGGTTTACAGCAACGGATTTCTCTTGTTTGTTCGCAGCGGCCAGTTGATGGCACAGCCCTTCGATCCCGCCAACGGAACGCTGAGTGGAGAAGCACAAAGCCTGGCCAGCAGCGTGATCGAGGATCTTTCTACCTGGCACATTGACGTTTCTGCCTCCACCAACGGCCTGCTGATTTTTGGCAGTGGCGGAACTGGCGACGAGCAACTGGTTTGGGTGGATCGCAATGGAAAACAGATCGGCACCGTGGCCGGCAAAATGGCCAATGTAACGGCTGCAAAGCTATCGCCACAGGGGGATCGCATTGCGCTTGAGATTGATAATGGTATCGGTGCACACGACATCTGGGTGCTCGATGTGGTCCGCGGAGTCCAGACGAGACTTACCTTTGGACCCATTCAGAATTCGAATCCCGTCTGGTCGCCCGACGGCAAGTGGATCGCGTATTCCTCCATCGAAAAAAACAACGACACAAAGCTCTACCGCAAACCTTCCGATGGAAGCGGCGCAGCGGAACTCCTGCATAGCGATGACCATGACCAGGTGGGCAGCGATTGGTCGCAGGATGGAAAGTATCTTATCTATGCGCGTGGCCATGTAGGCATATTGGATTATGAAATTTGGGCGCTCCCACTTCAGGGAGACCATAAGCCATGGCTTGTGGTTCCGCGGGCTGAGAAATCCATCGCCTACGAGGCACGCCTCTCCCCCGATGGCCGCTGGCTTGCGTACACCTCGAAAGAATCTGGAAATCTGGAAGTGTACGTAGTGGCCTTTCACGGCGGCGAGGGCAAATGGCAGGTTTCAACCAACGGCGGCACTGCACCGCAGTGGAGCCGGGATGGCAAAGAACTCTACTACGCTCACCAGGCCAACCGCTCGATTATGGCCGTGCCGGTAAAGGAAGCGAATGAGGGGCTACAGTTTGGCGCTGCTCAGTCCATCGCCTCCGATGCGAAGAGTTCTACGCCCGGCGTTTACGATGTCGCGCCCGACGGGCAAAAAATCCTTCTCGATCTGGTTGCGCAACAGGTCAGCCCATCCGTTACCGTTATGACGAACTTCACTGCCGCCTTAAAGAAATAG